A single genomic interval of Bradyrhizobium japonicum USDA 6 harbors:
- a CDS encoding GntR family transcriptional regulator, protein MTLDDLPPGTLPAEPVVPRVDRAQPSVHKITRAEELRLQLADEIVRGTLAPGAPLDETDIARRFSVSRTPVREALRQLVASGLVESRAHRGAVVAQPSVERLKSMFEAMAELEALCAGLAAERMSAAERHGLEAIHEELRVLSYAGNPDRFHEVNERFHNAIYAGSQNGYIAEITLATRVRVQPFRRAQFRNLGRLAKSQAEHDRVVVAIMRGDKQGAAAAMRAHIELVRGEYEIYAVSV, encoded by the coding sequence ATGACGCTTGACGATCTTCCGCCCGGAACACTGCCGGCCGAGCCGGTGGTTCCGCGCGTCGACCGGGCGCAGCCCAGCGTGCACAAGATCACCCGCGCCGAGGAATTGCGGCTTCAACTCGCCGACGAGATCGTGCGCGGAACCCTGGCCCCCGGCGCGCCGCTTGATGAAACCGACATCGCGCGGCGCTTCAGCGTCTCGCGCACGCCGGTCCGCGAGGCATTGCGCCAGCTGGTGGCGAGCGGCCTCGTCGAATCGCGCGCCCATCGCGGCGCGGTGGTGGCGCAGCCCTCGGTCGAGCGTCTCAAGAGCATGTTCGAGGCAATGGCGGAGCTCGAGGCGCTGTGCGCCGGCCTTGCCGCGGAGCGCATGTCGGCGGCCGAGCGCCACGGTCTCGAAGCCATCCACGAAGAGCTGCGCGTGCTCAGCTACGCCGGCAATCCCGATCGCTTCCACGAGGTCAACGAGCGCTTCCACAACGCGATCTATGCGGGATCGCAGAACGGCTACATCGCCGAGATCACGCTGGCGACGCGCGTCCGCGTGCAGCCGTTCCGCCGCGCCCAGTTCCGCAACCTCGGCCGATTGGCAAAGTCGCAAGCCGAGCACGACCGCGTCGTCGTCGCCATCATGCGCGGCGACAAGCAGGGCGCCGCCGCCGCCATGCGCGCGCATATCGAGCTGGTGCGCGGGGAGTATGAGATCTACGCGGTGTCGGTGTAG